A single window of Sphingobacteriales bacterium DNA harbors:
- the glpK gene encoding glycerol kinase GlpK — protein MKKYILALDQGTTSSRAILFDADAKIVAVAQKEFTQIYPKPGWVEHNPEEIWQTQLDTAKEVVAKANIKPSEIEAIGITNQRETTIVWDKETGKPIYNAIVWQDRRTAGFCDELKARNLEEYVRENTGLVIDAYFSGTKINWILDNVENAREKAHLGKLLFCTVDTWLIWNLTKGKTHATDFTNASRTLIYNIKELKWDENLCMEIDVPMSILPKVLNSSDNYGTTDPDVFFNEEIPITGVAGDQQSALFGQACFEEGTAKNTYGTGCFMLMNTGNKMVQSQFGLITTIAWGIDNTITYALEGSVFIAGAAIQWLRDGLKIIESAPDSEQYALKVDDTGGVYVVPAFVGLGAPYWNMYAKGAVFGLTRGTEKTHFIRATLESLAYQTNDILEAMQKDATLELKTLRVDGGACANNLLMQFQADIIEEDVERPVIIESTALGAAFFAGLYTGFFTIDKIKSTKKIDTCFKPKMNNERRLKLIKGWKKAVERTKDWDLD, from the coding sequence ATGAAGAAATACATTTTAGCATTAGACCAAGGTACAACAAGCTCAAGAGCAATACTCTTTGATGCAGATGCAAAAATAGTTGCAGTAGCACAGAAAGAATTTACACAAATTTATCCAAAACCAGGTTGGGTAGAACACAACCCAGAAGAAATTTGGCAAACACAACTAGATACAGCAAAGGAAGTAGTTGCAAAGGCAAATATAAAACCATCAGAGATTGAAGCAATAGGCATCACCAACCAAAGAGAAACAACAATTGTTTGGGACAAGGAAACAGGAAAACCAATTTATAATGCAATTGTTTGGCAAGACAGAAGAACAGCCGGTTTTTGCGATGAGCTAAAAGCAAGGAATCTAGAAGAATATGTAAGAGAAAATACAGGATTAGTAATTGACGCATATTTTTCAGGAACAAAAATAAATTGGATATTAGACAATGTAGAAAATGCAAGAGAAAAAGCACATCTTGGCAAACTACTTTTTTGTACTGTAGATACTTGGCTAATTTGGAATTTGACTAAAGGCAAAACACATGCAACAGATTTTACAAATGCATCAAGAACATTAATATATAATATTAAAGAACTAAAATGGGATGAAAACCTTTGTATGGAAATAGATGTGCCAATGTCTATTTTACCTAAAGTACTCAATTCATCAGACAATTATGGTACCACAGATCCAGATGTTTTCTTCAATGAAGAAATTCCAATTACAGGCGTTGCAGGCGATCAACAAAGCGCACTATTTGGCCAAGCATGTTTTGAAGAAGGCACAGCAAAAAATACCTATGGCACTGGATGTTTTATGTTGATGAATACAGGAAATAAAATGGTACAATCTCAATTTGGATTAATTACAACAATAGCTTGGGGAATTGATAATACCATTACATATGCACTCGAAGGTAGTGTATTTATTGCAGGCGCAGCAATACAATGGCTACGTGATGGATTAAAAATTATAGAATCAGCACCAGACTCAGAACAATACGCACTAAAAGTAGATGACACAGGTGGCGTTTATGTAGTGCCAGCATTTGTTGGTTTGGGTGCACCATATTGGAATATGTACGCCAAAGGTGCAGTTTTTGGTTTGACAAGAGGAACAGAAAAAACACATTTTATCAGAGCAACTTTAGAGTCATTAGCCTATCAAACAAATGATATACTTGAAGCCATGCAGAAAGATGCCACACTTGAGTTAAAAACATTAAGAGTAGATGGTGGTGCATGTGCCAATAATCTTTTAATGCAATTTCAAGCAGATATTATAGAAGAAGATGTAGAGCGACCAGTAATTATTGAATCTACTGCACTTGGCGCAGCATTTTTTGCAGGCTTATACACTGGATTTTTTACAATTGATAAAATAAAATCTACCAAAAAAATAGATACATGTTTTAAACCTAAAATGAATAACGAAAGAAGACTAAAACTAATTAAAGGTTGGAAAAAAGCAGTTGAAAGAACCAAAGATTGGGATTTGGATTAA